CGGGGAACTCGAGGCCCTTGGCCGAATGTAGCGTCATTAGGATGACTTGATCGCCGCTCGACTGCAGCGCATCGATGTCGGTGAGGAGCGAGATCTCCTCCAGGAAAGCCCGCAGGCTTGGATCGTCCGATTCGTCCTTGAAGGTTTGCGCCGCCGACACCAGCTCCTCCACGTTCTCCCGCCGCGCTTCGTAGGTGGCGGGATCGCTCTGGCGCAAATAGGCGAGATAGTTCGTCGCTTCCAGGACCGCGTTCACCACGGCGACGCAGGTCTCGCGCTCGGCCAGTGCCCGCAGCTCCGAGAGGAGCCTGGCGAAGTCGCCGACGCGCTTCGCCGCCGTCGCCGCCAGACCCGCCTCCGCCGCGTGTGCCAGCGCCGGCCCGAGGCCGATCTCGCGGGAAAGCGCCAGGGCCTGCAGCTTCTCCACCGAGGTGTCGCCGATGCCGCGGCGGGGCACATTGAGGATGCGCTGCAAAGCCACCGCATCCGCCGGGTTGTCGATCGCCTTGAGGTAGGCCACCACGTCGCGCACTTCGCGGCGCTCGTAGAAGCGGGTGCCGCCCACGATCTGGTAGGGCACGTTGGAGCGCCGCAGGGCATCTTCCAAGGCGCGGGACTGGGCGTTGGTGCGATAGAGGACGGCCACATCGCCCCGCGGCCGGCCGTCGCCGCTCAAGCGTTGCACCAGCTCGACGACGCGCGTGCCCTCTTCCTCCTCGTCCGCGCACGGCCAGAGCCGCAGCAGCTCGCCACCCTGGCGTGCCGTCCACAGGGTCTTGCCGCGGCGGCCCCGGTTGTGGGTGATGAGCCCGTTGGCGGCGCCGAGGATGCTGGCGGTGGAGCGGTAGTTCTGCTCCAGCCGGATCACCTGCGTCCGCGGGAAGCGGCGATCGAAGTCGAGGATGTTGTCGATGCGCGCCCCGCGCCAGCCGTAGATGGACTGGTCGTCGTCACCGACGACGAAGAGGTTGCCGTGCTTCCCGGCGAGCAGCTCGATGAAACGCAGCTGGATGCCGTTGGTGTCCTGGAACTCGTCGACCAGGACGTAGAGGAAGCGCCCCGCCCAATGCTCCAGCACGTCCGGCTCGGCCTCGAAGAGCTGCACCGGCCGGACGATGAGATCGTCGAAATCGAAAGCGTTGCAACGGCGGAGCGCCCGATCGTACTCGGCGTAAGCCGCCGCCATGACGCGCTCCACCGCGTCGCCGGCGGCCTCGGCGGCCTCGCGGGGCCCGAGGCCTTCGTTCTTCCAGCGGCTGATGCACTGACGCACTTCGGCGGGGCTCACGTGCCGCGGCAAGGCCCGGGCGCCGAGGACCTCCTTCAATACCGCTTCGCTGTCACCCGTGTCGTAGATGGCGAAGTTGCGCTCCCAGCCCAGTCGCTGGGCCTCGCGGCGCAGGATACGCACTCCCGTCGCATGGAAGGTGCCGAGCCAGCA
This genomic window from Candidatus Krumholzibacteriia bacterium contains:
- a CDS encoding UvrD-helicase domain-containing protein, which gives rise to MLEQLNAEQQQAVTAGAGPLLVLAGAGSGKTRVLTTRIAHLIQEHRVPPYRILAFTFTNKAAREMRERVERLLGSQALDCWLGTFHATGVRILRREAQRLGWERNFAIYDTGDSEAVLKEVLGARALPRHVSPAEVRQCISRWKNEGLGPREAAEAAGDAVERVMAAAYAEYDRALRRCNAFDFDDLIVRPVQLFEAEPDVLEHWAGRFLYVLVDEFQDTNGIQLRFIELLAGKHGNLFVVGDDDQSIYGWRGARIDNILDFDRRFPRTQVIRLEQNYRSTASILGAANGLITHNRGRRGKTLWTARQGGELLRLWPCADEEEEGTRVVELVQRLSGDGRPRGDVAVLYRTNAQSRALEDALRRSNVPYQIVGGTRFYERREVRDVVAYLKAIDNPADAVALQRILNVPRRGIGDTSVEKLQALALSREIGLGPALAHAAEAGLAATAAKRVGDFARLLSELRALAERETCVAVVNAVLEATNYLAYLRQSDPATYEARRENVEELVSAAQTFKDESDDPSLRAFLEEISLLTDIDALQSSGDQVILMTLHSAKGLEFPVVCITGLEERLLPHASNLEELASLEEERRLFYVGMTRARDALHLFHAHHRRRFGNYEPMMPSRFLGEIPAASVEVMEAPAPARRPRWAPEQPSWRSYAEGNPDSFWQEQRLAPELERAPEPVGFEDEFSQEEVHLVPGLRVRHARFGEGVVQAVEGRGEMMKVKVLFGRNTVKKFVARYAHLVPVR